From a single Silene latifolia isolate original U9 population chromosome 6, ASM4854445v1, whole genome shotgun sequence genomic region:
- the LOC141588745 gene encoding uncharacterized protein LOC141588745 — translation MSDTSENNSLYSPFDDPLFLSPTDQPSLILSSFLFDGTSFLQWQREVVAALLSKNKSGFLTGECSLPASSDRKHNQWIRCDLLVKRWILNSIIPGLRENLQFAVSSKALWTDIVERYGQPNILEVYELKKDLGKITQDNSSLIEYYGKLKNIWENLDHMDPLPYCTCGAMSQCSCQMFKRLVERETQAKLLQLLMGLNSGYEHAQTHLLSMEPLPPINKALGMLQKVERQKHINDNAAEVSVETAAFASKKRGFQHVSHESGASSKRPRDDSDPDYKLCSHCKKEGHLIEDCHRLKTCTFCKIKGHIQERCYKYKAFLKGKGKFGASSAANVDTFPSDQDFGYQEASPLEHQPAISQAAQFS, via the coding sequence ATGTCAGACACTTCAGAAAACAACAGTCTTTATTCTCCCTTTGATGATCCGCTGTTCTTGTCTCCTACTGATCAACCCAGTCTGATTTTATCATCATTTTTGTTCGATGGTACCAGCTTCCTTCAATGGCAACGTGAAGTTGTTGCTGCTCTGCTGTCCAAGAACAAGAGTGGATTTCTTACTGGGGAATGTTCACTTCCTGCTTCATCTGATAGGAAGCATAATCAGTGGATCAGATGCGATTTATTGGTCAAGCGGTGGATTCTTAACTCCATTATTCCTGGTCTTCGTGAGAATTTACAGTTTGCAGTTTCTTCCAAGGCTTTATGGACAGACATTGTTGAGAGGTATGGGCAACCTAATATTCTGGAGGTTTATGAATTAAAGAAGGATCTTGGTAAAATCACTCAAGATAATTCCTCTCTCATTGAATATTATGGTAAACTCAAGAACATATGGGAAAATTTGGATCATATGGATCCTCTTCCTTATTGTACTTGTGGTGCTATGAGTCAATGTTCTTGTCAGATGTTCAAGCGTTTGGTTGAAAGGGAAACTCAAGCCAAATTGTTACAGCTATTGATGGGGTTAAATTCTGGATATGAGCATGCTCAAACTCATTTGCTGTCTATGGAGCCACTGCCTCCCATAAACAAAGCATTGGGAATGTTACAGAAGGTTGAGAGGCAAAAGCATATCAATGATAATGCTGCTGAGGTTTCTGTTGAAACAGCTGCCTTTGCCTCCAAGAAGAGGGGTTTTCAGCATGTTTCTCATGAATCTGGTGCTTCAAGCAAGCGTCCAAGAGATGATTCAGATCCTGATTATAAACTATGTTCTCATTGCAAGAAGGAGGGTCATTTAATTGAAGACTGCCATCGTCTGAAGACATGTACTTTCTGCAAAATTAAGGGCCACATTCAGGAGAGGTGTTACAAGTATAAGGCATTCTTGAAAGGCAAAGGGAAGTTTGGTGCTAGTTCTGCTGCTAATGTTGATACGTTCCCATCTGATCAAGATTTTGGGTATCAAGAAGCCTCTCCACTTGAGCATCAACCTGCTATTTCACAAGCAGCACAGTTCTCTTAG